One Lysinibacillus fusiformis genomic window carries:
- a CDS encoding arylamine N-acetyltransferase family protein: protein MKFQGSLEPSIKLLGHLQTYHLHTIPYENLDVTLKHSISFAIPDLFHKIIVHQRGGNCFELNILFSWLLRELGFTVTNRYAQFWRNIEDGTPPEDVPMHQLLLVTFEGLHYISDVGVGALAPCKPVPLIAGHQHREGNELYKIEWDETYGWMLYEQTPHKWRLLYCFTDDANDAKFAPRLSKQANKIAMIRTSRGRHTMVNNEFRIYEGQSLTTYTTHNDQEWLQALKRYFHISLP from the coding sequence ATTAAATTTCAAGGATCTTTAGAGCCTTCTATTAAGCTGCTAGGACACTTGCAAACATACCATCTCCATACAATTCCATATGAAAATTTAGACGTGACTCTGAAACATAGTATCTCCTTCGCTATCCCTGATCTTTTTCATAAAATTATTGTTCATCAACGCGGAGGTAATTGCTTTGAGCTGAATATTTTATTTAGCTGGCTACTTCGAGAACTCGGTTTTACTGTAACAAATCGTTATGCTCAATTTTGGCGTAATATCGAAGACGGAACACCTCCTGAAGATGTCCCTATGCATCAGCTACTTCTCGTCACTTTTGAAGGTTTACATTATATTTCTGACGTTGGTGTAGGGGCGCTCGCTCCCTGTAAGCCAGTACCTTTAATAGCTGGTCATCAGCATCGTGAAGGCAATGAGCTTTACAAAATTGAATGGGATGAAACATATGGCTGGATGCTTTATGAGCAAACTCCACATAAATGGCGTTTACTCTATTGCTTTACAGATGATGCGAATGATGCTAAATTTGCCCCACGACTTTCTAAACAAGCCAACAAAATTGCTATGATCCGCACCTCACGTGGTCGACATACTATGGTCAATAATGAATTCCGAATATACGAAGGTCAATCCCTAACAACCTATACAACACATAACGACCAAGAGTGGTTACAAGCTCTGAAACGTTATTTTCATATTTCTCTTCCATAA
- a CDS encoding DMT family transporter, giving the protein MKIPPYALLLLATLLWGGNFVIGRAVSGDIPPLTLAFLRWCVAFIVFFPIAFGNLKREWRMLKAHWPIVLLLALTGVAAFNTLVYIGLHYTTSINASLMNSSTPIMIYILSFIFLKEKLSKFQILGTALSLSGVVFIISGGSFASLVDFTFNKGDLIVVVAIFCWSIYSLLVKQYAGRLPGHSTFLVTIFIGAMMLLPFYVYESMTMTNSIHWQWSTIVAILYVGIFASIVAFLSWNSGVIQLGANKASIYLNFIPIFASIFAVIVLGEKLHTFQFIGGIAVVAGVLLTEKK; this is encoded by the coding sequence ATGAAAATACCACCATATGCACTTTTACTACTCGCAACACTTCTATGGGGTGGTAATTTTGTGATTGGTCGTGCAGTAAGCGGTGATATTCCGCCACTTACCCTTGCCTTCTTACGCTGGTGTGTTGCCTTTATCGTCTTTTTCCCAATTGCTTTTGGTAACTTAAAACGTGAATGGCGCATGCTAAAGGCCCATTGGCCAATTGTCCTTCTATTAGCGTTAACAGGGGTTGCGGCGTTTAATACGCTCGTCTATATTGGGCTACACTACACCACTTCCATTAATGCATCGCTCATGAATTCTTCAACCCCCATTATGATTTACATTTTATCTTTTATTTTCTTAAAGGAAAAACTATCGAAGTTTCAAATTCTCGGAACAGCCTTATCACTTAGTGGTGTCGTTTTTATTATTTCAGGAGGCTCATTTGCAAGCTTGGTCGATTTCACATTCAATAAAGGTGACCTAATTGTTGTAGTAGCCATCTTCTGTTGGAGCATTTATTCACTCCTTGTAAAGCAATATGCAGGCCGTTTACCAGGACATTCTACATTTCTTGTAACAATCTTTATAGGAGCTATGATGCTTCTGCCGTTTTACGTGTATGAATCAATGACCATGACTAACTCCATTCACTGGCAATGGTCAACTATTGTCGCGATTTTATATGTCGGCATTTTTGCATCCATTGTAGCCTTTCTTAGTTGGAATAGCGGTGTCATCCAACTTGGTGCTAACAAGGCAAGTATTTACCTCAATTTTATCCCTATATTTGCGTCCATTTTTGCTGTCATCGTTCTTGGAGAAAAGCTACACACGTTCCAGTTTATTGGTGGGATAGCCGTCGTCGCAGGTGTTTTATTGACTGAAAAAAAATAA
- a CDS encoding S-layer homology domain-containing protein translates to MKKVLYSLIFTLIVTIISFNALEAKASEKLSNRAEAIVEIGKLLGLDSTQRETQFKDVPKSHYASGYIQSAVDRGIVSGYPDGTFKPSQELTRAHVAIFISRAFGSKLPTGNVTFKDVNKDNSAYSAIQQLVAAGITDGYTDGTFKPNNKLTQAHLKTFISRTSSFLKTGEKPTSNNTSKGYGTLKGTVIWKYNDFIGTKGDTGARIYLFPTNATYPSYKKQELFDWIDRKTELKDVYRTLVDANGNYTFNDLPTNNYIAVISSKNAHRNVLETLNSHNQLKTLFGDYNYEIFEANAMTIYKHQIRNIEISDKSTVDFSADFGYSAW, encoded by the coding sequence ATGAAAAAAGTATTGTATTCATTAATTTTTACATTGATTGTGACTATTATTTCATTTAATGCTTTAGAAGCGAAAGCATCAGAGAAATTATCGAATCGTGCAGAAGCGATTGTTGAAATCGGAAAATTACTTGGTTTAGATAGCACTCAAAGAGAAACGCAATTCAAAGACGTTCCGAAAAGTCACTATGCAAGTGGTTATATTCAATCGGCTGTTGATAGAGGAATTGTAAGCGGATATCCAGATGGCACTTTTAAACCTTCACAAGAATTAACTAGAGCGCATGTTGCTATTTTTATTTCAAGAGCATTTGGTTCAAAATTGCCTACAGGGAATGTTACTTTCAAAGATGTAAATAAAGATAATAGTGCATATAGTGCAATTCAACAGTTAGTAGCGGCAGGAATTACGGATGGCTATACGGATGGCACGTTTAAGCCTAATAATAAATTAACACAAGCTCACTTAAAAACATTTATCAGTAGAACAAGCAGCTTTTTAAAGACAGGTGAAAAGCCTACATCGAATAATACAAGCAAGGGATATGGTACATTAAAAGGTACAGTAATTTGGAAATATAACGATTTTATTGGTACTAAAGGAGATACAGGTGCCAGAATTTATCTATTCCCAACGAATGCGACATATCCAAGTTATAAAAAACAAGAATTATTTGATTGGATAGATAGAAAAACTGAGTTAAAAGATGTATATAGAACTTTAGTTGATGCCAATGGCAATTATACTTTTAATGATTTACCTACTAACAACTATATTGCGGTTATTTCATCTAAAAATGCGCATAGAAACGTTTTAGAAACTTTAAATTCACACAATCAATTGAAAACTTTATTTGGTGATTATAATTATGAAATTTTTGAAGCAAATGCTATGACAATTTATAAGCATCAAATTAGAAATATCGAAATAAGTGATAAATCAACTGTTGATTTTAGTGCTGATTTTGGATATTCAGCATGGTGA
- a CDS encoding S-layer homology domain-containing protein: protein MNKISKILCVAVLLVWILQMQPVYAAASFKDVSSENVLITEIDYLVERGIIKGYPNGLFKPNDYVTKAQVAVMITRALGLKTANVKNPKYQDVPATHIYYKEIAATQNAGIFDSTKKFKPDGTLSRGEMAIVLQRAFKLKGSNPYYFTDVTEKTIGYKEILAVANNNITKGYQDGSFKPNLPLTRAHFSAFMARALTLSKVSLLKDPAYVYTYAFYSPDKDFRYTLKYQYSHNDNKNDVWTVTNMSTQETFKDELLYGNETVYGQTIAADFSTHYDLFIELPLRIGVIVHEDDDGPVNGNRITVKTTDGTVRAGGVNYKNVAILEESFIYSDVVKTYYFVGGIGLVKELHNEEVIYELLKRTTN, encoded by the coding sequence ATGAATAAAATTAGTAAGATTCTGTGTGTGGCAGTGCTTTTAGTATGGATATTACAAATGCAACCGGTTTATGCAGCAGCAAGCTTTAAAGACGTATCATCAGAGAATGTCTTAATAACGGAAATTGATTATCTAGTAGAAAGAGGAATTATCAAGGGGTATCCTAATGGCCTGTTTAAACCGAATGACTATGTGACCAAGGCACAAGTAGCTGTAATGATTACACGAGCACTAGGATTGAAGACAGCAAACGTAAAGAACCCGAAATATCAGGATGTACCAGCGACACATATCTATTATAAAGAAATTGCGGCTACACAAAATGCTGGAATTTTCGATTCAACAAAGAAGTTTAAACCAGATGGTACTCTTTCTAGAGGGGAAATGGCGATTGTTTTACAACGGGCATTTAAACTAAAAGGTTCAAACCCGTATTATTTTACAGATGTTACAGAGAAGACAATTGGCTATAAGGAAATTTTAGCGGTTGCGAATAATAATATTACAAAGGGTTATCAGGATGGTTCATTTAAGCCGAATTTACCGTTAACACGTGCTCATTTTTCAGCATTTATGGCACGTGCATTAACGCTTTCGAAAGTAAGTCTTTTGAAGGATCCTGCATATGTATACACGTATGCCTTTTATTCACCAGATAAGGATTTTAGGTATACATTAAAATATCAATATAGCCATAACGATAATAAAAATGACGTTTGGACGGTTACAAATATGAGTACGCAAGAGACATTTAAAGATGAACTGCTTTATGGTAATGAAACTGTTTATGGACAAACAATTGCTGCTGACTTTAGTACGCATTATGATTTATTTATAGAATTACCTCTGCGGATTGGTGTAATTGTTCATGAAGATGATGATGGGCCAGTAAACGGTAACCGAATTACGGTTAAAACAACGGATGGAACAGTTCGAGCAGGCGGTGTCAACTATAAAAACGTCGCGATATTAGAAGAGTCATTTATATATAGTGATGTAGTGAAAACCTATTATTTTGTAGGAGGTATTGGTTTAGTCAAAGAGCTTCATAATGAGGAAGTTATATATGAGCTATTAAAGCGAACAACAAATTAA
- a CDS encoding MazG nucleotide pyrophosphohydrolase domain-containing protein, which translates to MQLDDFQLWVKDYYETRGWSDLNIFTRIGFLAEETGEVARAIRALEIGRDRPDEKVGSYEDNKQELVEELGDVLGNIIVIANKYDISLEEIFSAHQEKLIKRYKE; encoded by the coding sequence ATACAATTAGATGATTTTCAATTGTGGGTAAAAGATTACTATGAAACACGAGGTTGGTCTGATTTAAATATTTTTACACGGATTGGTTTTTTAGCCGAAGAAACGGGCGAAGTAGCACGTGCGATTCGAGCACTTGAAATTGGAAGAGACCGACCAGATGAAAAGGTAGGTTCCTACGAAGATAATAAACAAGAATTAGTAGAAGAACTTGGCGATGTATTAGGGAATATCATTGTGATTGCCAATAAGTATGATATTTCGCTTGAGGAAATTTTCAGCGCCCACCAAGAAAAATTGATAAAGCGCTACAAGGAATAA
- the nagB gene encoding glucosamine-6-phosphate deaminase has product MRWIEVNSYDEMSIVAASIFTEQLQVKPASILGLATGGSPVGMYKELVKGQQAGDISFKDVKTFNLDEYVGLDQSSPASYWTFMHENLFNHVDINEKNIHLPNGKVTNLAAECVAYDARIAEAGGIDLQLLGIGVNGHIGFNEPGTSFASLTNIVELTESTRTENAIYFDNPADVPTQAITMGIQSIMNAKAIVLIAFGEKKLEAIEKLQSGVVSEDFPASQLLNHPNVTVIYGGTK; this is encoded by the coding sequence ATGAGATGGATAGAAGTAAATTCGTATGATGAAATGAGTATAGTGGCAGCAAGTATTTTTACTGAGCAGCTGCAAGTAAAGCCAGCAAGTATTTTAGGGCTTGCAACTGGTGGCTCGCCAGTGGGGATGTATAAGGAATTAGTCAAAGGTCAACAAGCTGGAGATATTTCTTTTAAAGATGTGAAAACGTTTAATCTAGATGAATATGTGGGTCTAGATCAATCTAGTCCAGCTAGTTACTGGACGTTTATGCATGAGAATTTATTTAATCATGTGGATATTAACGAAAAAAATATTCATTTACCAAATGGCAAAGTAACGAACTTAGCAGCTGAGTGTGTTGCCTATGATGCGCGTATAGCAGAAGCTGGTGGCATTGACTTGCAACTACTAGGTATTGGTGTAAATGGACATATTGGCTTTAATGAGCCGGGCACATCGTTTGCATCATTAACAAACATTGTGGAACTAACAGAATCTACACGAACTGAAAATGCCATTTATTTTGATAATCCAGCCGATGTACCAACGCAAGCCATTACAATGGGTATTCAATCTATTATGAATGCCAAGGCAATTGTATTGATTGCGTTTGGTGAAAAAAAGTTAGAGGCAATCGAAAAATTACAAAGTGGTGTTGTTTCGGAAGATTTCCCAGCTAGTCAGTTGTTAAATCACCCGAATGTAACGGTCATTTACGGTGGTACAAAATAA
- a CDS encoding S66 peptidase family protein, translating to MKNTVPRLVKGDTVGLVALSSLVEPEKLGEALAFLDELDLRYKIGETIHAKHDYLAGSDEERLADFHTMVKDPEVKAIFCVKSGYGSARIAGKIDYDLLAENPKIFWGFSDLTYLHCAIHEFADLVTFHGPMLMAASKMDDISRKMFLQLFTPMEVQYTEMISPLTTISPGVARGQIVGGNLRRLVSTLGTKFEVRTDGKILLIEDIAESISRIDSMLQQLKQARKLEQLAGVIIGSFTQTGADEAALLTLMTEYFAELGVPVVAGFKIGHEITNIAIPLGVDAILDAQEKVLRILPGIQ from the coding sequence GTGAAAAATACAGTACCACGTTTGGTCAAAGGTGATACAGTTGGACTTGTAGCGTTATCTAGCCTTGTAGAGCCAGAAAAGCTTGGAGAAGCATTAGCCTTTCTAGATGAATTAGACCTACGCTATAAAATAGGCGAAACCATTCATGCTAAGCATGATTATTTAGCTGGTAGTGATGAGGAGCGGCTCGCAGACTTTCATACCATGGTGAAGGATCCAGAAGTGAAGGCGATTTTTTGTGTAAAAAGCGGTTATGGTTCTGCGCGTATTGCAGGAAAGATTGATTATGATCTATTAGCAGAAAATCCAAAAATTTTCTGGGGTTTCTCAGATCTTACATATTTGCATTGTGCGATTCATGAATTTGCAGATTTAGTAACCTTCCATGGACCGATGCTTATGGCTGCAAGTAAAATGGACGATATATCGAGGAAAATGTTTTTACAGCTCTTTACACCGATGGAAGTACAATATACGGAAATGATATCGCCACTAACGACGATTTCACCAGGTGTTGCACGCGGTCAAATCGTAGGTGGCAATTTACGTCGACTCGTAAGTACTCTTGGTACGAAGTTTGAAGTTCGTACAGATGGTAAAATTTTATTGATAGAGGATATTGCCGAATCAATTTCTCGTATTGATTCGATGCTACAACAATTAAAGCAAGCTCGAAAGCTCGAACAGTTGGCGGGAGTTATTATCGGTTCCTTTACGCAAACCGGTGCAGATGAAGCGGCACTCTTAACGCTAATGACAGAGTATTTTGCTGAATTAGGTGTTCCTGTCGTAGCTGGCTTTAAAATCGGACATGAAATAACGAATATTGCCATACCATTAGGGGTAGATGCAATTTTAGATGCACAGGAAAAAGTATTACGAATTTTACCTGGTATACAGTAA